In Chloroflexi bacterium ADurb.Bin180, the following are encoded in one genomic region:
- the bamD gene encoding Outer membrane protein assembly factor BamD, producing the protein MPDDLDTVKQTDIDLQDTADALYSRGMTHYRRREWQEARESFLRLKSISPERRGVDALLNEVDLFLQLEAMQPEQPAEAPTTSPETTLPEMSVPAAPEPSAALPGPTVARRRSPAAVILILAALLMVAFIVLYATGVLDQILGTQRQARVEVLVNQGRAALNVGDYDRAAALFGEALGLAPTNEEIKTWYMKAQRYQQLASLYEQAQVDIAGQRWDAALEKLEQMLAIDPSYRDATAKVDFVKAQRTLDARFAQAKTVFDSGDWAETVKLLEPLREEAPDFRPDEVQQTLFFAHFRIGVDLLASSGDSLESIGQAIQSLDRALAIFPTDPAALEERRLADLYRQARLSFNQKDWPQAVLTLKQIQSVRQDYMGGRAVVMLCTAYLNLGDAYYASRNLAEALEQYRSVLAITGCDHVEAAMKEREVYAILYPPTPTPTNTRTPTRTPRATLTPTMTATPMPTATSAGPPPPPPTVQPFPTR; encoded by the coding sequence TTGCCGGACGATTTGGACACGGTTAAGCAAACAGACATCGACCTGCAGGATACCGCCGATGCCCTGTACTCTCGCGGGATGACGCACTACCGGCGACGCGAGTGGCAGGAGGCGAGGGAGAGCTTTCTTCGGCTCAAGTCCATCTCGCCCGAACGTCGTGGGGTGGATGCCCTGCTGAACGAGGTTGATCTCTTTCTGCAGTTGGAAGCCATGCAACCAGAGCAGCCCGCCGAGGCTCCGACCACCAGTCCTGAGACCACACTCCCGGAAATGAGCGTGCCCGCAGCCCCTGAACCCTCTGCCGCTCTGCCAGGCCCCACAGTGGCTCGGCGCCGCTCTCCGGCCGCGGTGATTCTGATCCTGGCAGCCCTGCTGATGGTTGCCTTCATCGTTCTCTACGCCACCGGGGTCCTGGACCAGATACTGGGCACGCAGCGGCAGGCGCGGGTAGAGGTCCTGGTGAACCAGGGCCGTGCCGCGCTGAACGTGGGTGATTATGACCGCGCCGCGGCGCTCTTTGGCGAGGCTCTCGGACTGGCACCGACCAATGAAGAAATCAAGACCTGGTATATGAAGGCCCAACGCTATCAGCAACTGGCCTCGCTCTATGAACAGGCTCAAGTAGACATCGCTGGACAACGCTGGGATGCTGCACTGGAAAAACTGGAACAAATGCTGGCCATCGATCCCAGCTACCGTGATGCCACTGCAAAAGTCGACTTTGTCAAAGCCCAGCGGACGCTGGACGCCCGGTTTGCGCAGGCCAAAACCGTGTTCGACAGCGGCGACTGGGCAGAAACGGTCAAGCTGCTCGAACCACTCCGAGAGGAGGCTCCCGACTTTCGCCCTGACGAGGTCCAGCAGACGCTCTTCTTCGCTCATTTCCGTATCGGTGTGGACCTCCTGGCCTCTTCGGGCGACTCGCTTGAGTCAATAGGCCAGGCCATCCAGAGTCTGGACAGGGCACTGGCCATCTTCCCCACCGACCCTGCCGCACTCGAGGAGCGCAGATTGGCCGACCTCTACCGTCAGGCCCGGCTTTCCTTCAATCAGAAGGACTGGCCGCAGGCCGTGCTCACCCTGAAGCAGATCCAGTCGGTCAGACAGGACTATATGGGCGGCAGAGCAGTAGTCATGCTGTGCACTGCCTATCTGAACCTCGGTGATGCCTACTATGCCAGCCGCAACCTGGCCGAAGCGTTGGAGCAGTACAGAAGCGTCCTGGCAATCACCGGCTGCGACCATGTCGAAGCGGCGATGAAGGAGCGCGAGGTCTACGCCATTCTCTACCCGCCTACTCCGACACCGACCAACACCCGCACCCCGACGCGCACGCCTCGCGCGACACTCACTCCAACAATGACTGCTACTCCGATGCCGACCGCGACATCCGCCGGTCCGCCTCCCCCGCCGCCGACTGTGCAGCCGTTCCCGACGCGCTAG
- a CDS encoding BNR/Asp-box repeat protein, giving the protein MAALSLPDRRSNGGQAAPRPITVLPRWRRRIAQLLAILAVYTLPLLALTRQPTQTDIWLQTGIAHQSVHRVAVGAGTPPTTYALLTQGGIKRSSDEGITWLAVDGDLPFERWGQIRIEALALDPLHPDLLLSGMAGRDARDPARSAGLYLSVDQGHTWQAPGRVFAGQQVQAIAICTPPHSRYICVATDAGIYCTELTDDGVRPAANVAWHRLDWRGSDARITTMAMSPANASLLFVGTDSLGLYITRDAGSTWSAVPLDNAALRVNDLMIATANADWVYVATDWGVYRSTDGGAWWELAPGLPANRPVLALAGDPRSARVLYAGLDGSGVYLTVDGGSSWRELKTGIGNARVSSLVVDPTDPRIVWAATAEGLWRYVHQADPLEAPAPGATEAASPAPIDTETPEASATARPTQTITSTLTATALPPTPTSTPAPTFTPTPSPTVPTATPAPTHTTIASPTPIPLPTETPTQIPTATDTPRPIVPTATLVPR; this is encoded by the coding sequence ATGGCAGCCCTTTCCCTGCCTGACCGAAGGTCGAACGGAGGACAGGCCGCCCCCAGGCCCATCACCGTGCTTCCTCGCTGGCGCAGGCGCATCGCTCAGTTGCTGGCTATCCTGGCTGTCTATACACTGCCGTTGCTGGCGCTGACACGACAGCCAACCCAAACGGACATCTGGCTCCAGACCGGGATCGCTCACCAATCGGTGCACCGGGTGGCGGTCGGTGCAGGAACACCTCCAACCACTTATGCCCTGCTGACTCAGGGGGGTATCAAGCGCAGCTCCGACGAAGGCATCACCTGGCTCGCCGTCGATGGCGACCTGCCCTTTGAACGTTGGGGGCAGATTCGCATCGAGGCCCTCGCGCTTGATCCCTTGCATCCCGACCTGCTCTTGTCAGGAATGGCCGGACGCGACGCGCGCGACCCGGCCAGGAGCGCCGGGCTGTATCTGTCCGTTGATCAGGGGCACACATGGCAGGCTCCGGGCCGGGTTTTTGCCGGCCAACAGGTTCAAGCCATTGCCATCTGCACCCCTCCTCATAGCCGCTACATCTGCGTCGCGACTGATGCGGGGATCTACTGCACCGAGCTGACCGACGACGGGGTGCGGCCCGCTGCCAACGTAGCGTGGCACCGCCTCGACTGGCGCGGATCAGATGCCAGGATAACGACCATGGCCATGTCACCAGCCAACGCGAGCTTGCTCTTTGTTGGTACCGACAGCCTGGGGCTATATATTACTCGCGATGCTGGCAGCACCTGGTCAGCAGTGCCGCTCGACAACGCGGCGCTGCGCGTCAATGACTTGATGATTGCCACCGCCAACGCCGACTGGGTATACGTGGCCACGGACTGGGGTGTCTACAGGTCGACCGACGGAGGCGCCTGGTGGGAACTTGCACCCGGCCTCCCCGCCAACAGGCCCGTTCTGGCTCTGGCGGGCGATCCGCGCAGTGCACGAGTCCTGTACGCCGGCCTCGACGGCAGCGGAGTCTACCTCACCGTTGACGGAGGGTCGAGCTGGCGCGAGCTCAAGACCGGCATCGGAAACGCCCGGGTGTCTTCGCTGGTCGTCGACCCGACCGATCCCCGTATTGTGTGGGCAGCCACTGCCGAGGGTCTCTGGCGGTATGTGCACCAGGCCGATCCTCTCGAGGCACCAGCCCCTGGCGCCACTGAGGCTGCTTCGCCTGCTCCCATCGACACAGAGACGCCTGAGGCGAGCGCCACAGCCAGACCGACCCAGACCATCACCTCCACGCTGACGGCCACTGCCCTCCCGCCGACGCCGACGAGCACGCCTGCGCCTACCTTCACACCCACGCCGAGCCCGACAGTGCCTACGGCTACGCCCGCACCGACGCACACCACCATCGCTAGCCCTACGCCGATCCCGCTGCCGACGGAAACACCCACGCAGATCCCAACGGCGACGGACACGCCCCGCCCGATTGTGCCCACAGCCACCCTGGTGCCACGGTAA
- the phoR_2 gene encoding Alkaline phosphatase synthesis sensor protein PhoR, whose translation MASRHPAEPTRYFDLVLRSERFVGLPAKLAMLLIGLYVLRSAAQMSTQQLLAVGIVLYAISTLYFAFLLFARPREVERLGRGVFFTFYLLDIALAALIIYVSGPASDSLFLLVLLAFKSVLYYPLWHDVFLFTLALGPLALAILRLNLQSWNFVADPFVLRRYLLLLSAVLASLYLSWLNEHSQTLQVRLRRSLDERTADLDSKTRAMQQMATSLGNRVLELRTLQEGVKAINSALALEDVLRLIVANASQVLEGARCSVALLDESPERVTSTAASDGRTASLAELDHAAVSWMAGRGEPLMIEDLRHDERFDLQGLPLASAIGVPLLLDEQVIGALIATSIEPRAFSGEDVNQLNAFADQAVVAVKNARLYEQLVQEQRETERVYQHVQERRNELEAILRAIGDAVIVADAQLNLLLMNPVATRIFGVKPDVTSSMPLSQVIQHQDLNELLVSALNGEHGEALVKEILLPSADGQSSPTLQALASPIQAADGLPRGVVVVLRDVTSQKELERMKSSFLSVVSHELRTPLHSIKGFVDIILMGKTGEINETQTDFLRTVRQQTTHLQNLIDDLLEYSRLESGQVKLRLSEVSLTEVANAVIDKLKPLADQGQIRLLNKLPSRLASVEADRLRLEQVLTNLIDNAIKFTPPGGAITVLGKDLGADLQISVSDTGIGIPASALERIFDRFFQVDSSASRSYRGTGLGLTICKHIVEHHRGRIWAESEPNKGSTFHFVLPKRLSAKDDELLLDFLVLPKSRKRRGNSAH comes from the coding sequence ATGGCCAGCAGACATCCGGCCGAGCCAACCAGATACTTTGACCTGGTTCTGCGCAGCGAGCGCTTTGTGGGCCTACCCGCCAAGCTGGCGATGCTTCTCATCGGCCTTTATGTGCTGCGCTCTGCGGCGCAGATGTCAACGCAGCAGCTCCTGGCCGTTGGAATCGTCCTTTACGCCATCTCGACCCTCTACTTCGCCTTCCTGCTGTTCGCGCGTCCCCGGGAGGTGGAACGTCTCGGGCGCGGTGTTTTCTTCACCTTCTATCTGCTGGACATCGCACTGGCCGCGTTGATCATCTACGTGTCCGGTCCAGCCTCCGATTCGCTCTTTCTTCTGGTGCTCCTGGCATTCAAGTCGGTTTTGTACTACCCGCTGTGGCACGACGTGTTCTTGTTCACACTGGCCCTCGGACCGCTGGCCCTCGCCATCCTTCGGCTGAACCTCCAGTCATGGAACTTTGTGGCGGATCCCTTCGTGTTGCGGCGGTACCTCCTGCTGCTCTCCGCTGTGCTGGCTTCGCTCTACCTGAGCTGGCTGAACGAGCACAGCCAGACCCTCCAGGTGCGCCTTCGCCGGAGCCTGGACGAGCGCACCGCGGATCTCGACAGCAAGACACGCGCCATGCAGCAGATGGCCACCAGCCTCGGCAATCGCGTGCTCGAGCTGCGAACGCTCCAGGAGGGCGTCAAGGCCATCAACTCGGCACTGGCACTGGAAGACGTCCTGCGACTCATTGTGGCCAACGCTTCCCAGGTGCTCGAAGGCGCCCGGTGCTCCGTCGCGCTGCTGGACGAGTCACCGGAGCGAGTTACCTCCACCGCTGCCAGCGACGGCAGAACCGCGTCTCTGGCCGAGTTGGATCATGCGGCGGTGAGCTGGATGGCCGGGAGGGGAGAGCCCCTCATGATCGAGGACCTGCGGCACGACGAGCGCTTTGACCTCCAGGGGCTGCCGCTTGCCTCGGCCATCGGCGTTCCGCTCCTCCTCGATGAGCAGGTGATTGGTGCGTTGATCGCCACCAGCATCGAGCCGCGGGCTTTTTCCGGCGAGGACGTGAATCAGCTCAACGCTTTCGCCGATCAGGCCGTGGTAGCGGTCAAGAACGCCAGACTGTACGAGCAGCTCGTTCAGGAGCAGCGGGAGACCGAGCGCGTGTACCAGCACGTCCAGGAACGGAGAAACGAGCTCGAAGCCATTCTGCGTGCCATTGGCGACGCGGTGATCGTGGCCGACGCCCAGTTGAACCTGCTATTGATGAATCCCGTGGCCACACGCATCTTTGGCGTCAAGCCGGACGTTACCAGCAGCATGCCGCTGTCGCAGGTTATCCAGCATCAGGATCTCAACGAGTTGCTCGTCTCCGCCTTGAACGGCGAGCACGGAGAGGCGCTCGTGAAAGAGATCCTTCTGCCTTCGGCCGACGGCCAGTCATCTCCGACCCTGCAGGCACTGGCTTCGCCAATCCAGGCGGCAGACGGACTGCCGCGTGGTGTCGTGGTCGTGCTCAGGGATGTCACCAGCCAGAAGGAACTGGAGCGTATGAAGTCCAGTTTTCTCTCTGTGGTTTCGCACGAACTGCGCACCCCTCTGCACTCGATCAAGGGGTTCGTGGACATCATCCTGATGGGCAAGACCGGCGAAATCAATGAGACCCAGACTGACTTTTTGCGCACCGTTCGCCAGCAGACAACTCACCTGCAGAACCTCATCGACGACCTGTTGGAGTACTCCCGGCTCGAGTCGGGCCAGGTCAAGCTGCGGCTCTCTGAAGTGTCTCTGACCGAAGTCGCGAACGCGGTGATTGACAAGCTCAAGCCTCTGGCCGACCAGGGCCAGATCCGTCTGTTGAACAAGCTGCCTTCCCGCCTCGCTTCGGTGGAAGCGGATCGCCTGCGGCTGGAGCAGGTGCTGACGAACCTCATCGACAACGCGATCAAGTTCACCCCGCCCGGCGGAGCGATCACTGTGTTGGGCAAGGACCTGGGTGCCGACTTGCAGATTAGCGTGAGCGATACCGGCATCGGTATCCCGGCGTCCGCGCTGGAGCGAATCTTTGACCGTTTCTTCCAGGTAGACAGCAGCGCCTCGCGGTCATACCGCGGAACGGGGCTCGGGCTCACCATCTGCAAGCACATCGTGGAGCATCATCGCGGCAGAATCTGGGCCGAGAGCGAGCCAAACAAGGGTAGCACCTTCCACTTTGTGCTGCCCAAACGTCTCTCGGCCAAAGACGACGAGCTGCTGCTCGATTTCCTCGTTCTCCCCAAGTCCCGCAAGCGCAGGGGCAACAGCGCCCACTAG
- the hemN_1 gene encoding Oxygen-independent coproporphyrinogen-III oxidase 1, translated as MKIALIAPKWNKKANDYPPLGLAYLAAVMEQSGHETRIFDLSLDPDSSLEADADSIVAFDPQLVGITAMTSLYQSALETATLLKARLGRPIVIGGPHATMFPERLLTESPVLDYVVRGEGELTLRELVEALEGQRDLSSVAGLTYRVRSEVVSNLDRELLADLDSLPFPARQHFDLSRYGLRTPQGQPMVTILSSRGCPYNCSYCFKGIVGRTYRHRSPQNIIAEIKQVIGQTGIRSLYFIDDLFTADVKRLSELMELMIAEKLDIRWQCLARVDRVTPEVLRTMYAAGCRRIHLGIESGNPDVLKQISKGIKLDQVRQTVRWAKDAGIQVKGYFMLGLPGDTEATMQQTIDLAVELDLEEAMFSLTTPFPGTRLWDELVKRHPETEYNQDFTRAYYYSNSDEEVVPFLNVSEVSNEVLGEWMRKAHDALAAAKARDAYRNAFGSRLGPVLWRLARVPPLRALGRRMVRLGLFQRFASMRTREVKLWS; from the coding sequence ATGAAAATCGCACTGATTGCACCCAAATGGAACAAGAAGGCCAATGACTATCCCCCTCTTGGCCTGGCCTATCTCGCGGCGGTAATGGAGCAGTCCGGCCACGAGACCAGGATTTTTGACCTGTCCTTGGACCCGGATTCGTCGCTCGAGGCAGATGCCGATTCCATTGTTGCCTTCGATCCACAGCTCGTCGGCATCACCGCTATGACCAGCCTGTACCAGAGTGCGCTCGAGACGGCCACTCTTCTCAAAGCCAGGCTGGGGCGGCCCATCGTAATTGGCGGCCCTCACGCCACGATGTTCCCCGAGCGTCTGCTCACCGAGTCGCCAGTGCTCGACTATGTCGTGCGCGGCGAGGGCGAGTTGACACTGCGTGAACTGGTGGAGGCACTCGAAGGCCAACGGGACCTCTCTTCGGTGGCCGGGCTAACCTATCGTGTCCGCAGCGAGGTAGTCTCAAACCTGGACCGAGAGCTTCTCGCCGATCTCGACAGCCTGCCTTTCCCGGCGCGCCAGCACTTTGACCTGAGCCGCTACGGTCTGCGCACTCCGCAAGGCCAGCCGATGGTCACTATCCTCTCGAGCCGGGGCTGCCCCTACAATTGCAGCTACTGCTTCAAAGGGATCGTGGGACGCACCTACCGCCATCGCAGCCCGCAGAACATCATCGCTGAGATCAAGCAGGTCATCGGCCAGACAGGAATTCGCAGCTTGTACTTCATTGATGATCTCTTCACCGCCGACGTCAAACGGCTTTCGGAGCTGATGGAACTGATGATCGCTGAGAAACTGGACATCCGCTGGCAGTGTCTGGCCCGTGTTGACCGGGTAACCCCCGAGGTTCTCAGGACAATGTACGCCGCCGGCTGCCGGCGAATCCATCTGGGTATCGAGTCCGGAAACCCGGATGTTCTCAAACAGATCAGCAAGGGCATCAAGCTCGACCAGGTGCGCCAGACAGTGCGCTGGGCCAAGGATGCCGGGATTCAAGTCAAGGGTTATTTCATGCTGGGGCTGCCAGGCGACACCGAGGCCACCATGCAGCAGACCATTGATCTGGCGGTCGAGCTCGACCTGGAAGAGGCCATGTTCAGCCTGACCACCCCCTTTCCCGGAACGCGCCTGTGGGACGAACTGGTCAAACGACATCCAGAGACAGAGTACAACCAGGACTTTACCCGGGCCTACTACTACTCCAACTCGGACGAAGAGGTCGTTCCTTTCTTGAACGTATCAGAAGTATCCAATGAAGTCCTGGGGGAGTGGATGCGCAAGGCGCACGATGCTCTGGCCGCCGCCAAGGCGCGAGACGCGTACCGCAATGCCTTCGGTTCTCGCCTGGGGCCAGTGCTGTGGCGATTGGCCCGGGTGCCGCCCTTGCGTGCCCTTGGCCGGCGAATGGTGAGACTCGGGCTCTTTCAGCGCTTTGCCAGCATGCGCACCAGAGAGGTCAAGCTATGGTCATGA
- a CDS encoding pyrroloquinoline quinone biosynthesis protein PqqE — translation MVMTRVRRLAEHYSRRAENLAKWVSYRTGMTRLYTYPDRMYIESTNICNLQCVMCPNGLGQLERQKGYMDWDLFTRIVDEMAPHVQTTTLHIWGEPLLHPRIFDMIAYCTSRGLHSEISTNATLLTEEASHKILAAGLGAIYLCLDGATRETYEQVRRRGDFEQVRANILRFVELKNQVGGGPRVSLQIINIRPTAAEVEQFKAIWTIPGVDRVHIKAFDSWGGQLQEISDLRSADDRVQLPPKRYHCPNLWYHVHIYWDGSLVCCDRDFNALNPLGNVRDGVMKAWNGPRMIELRRKHLSGRLDDVPSCSKCVEWSWWKPTPFSSHGNAPQH, via the coding sequence ATGGTCATGACCAGGGTGCGCCGTCTCGCAGAGCACTACTCGCGCCGGGCGGAGAACCTGGCCAAGTGGGTTTCCTACCGTACTGGCATGACGCGCCTGTACACCTACCCGGATCGCATGTACATCGAGTCCACCAACATCTGCAACCTGCAATGCGTGATGTGCCCTAACGGATTGGGGCAGTTGGAGCGCCAGAAGGGATACATGGATTGGGATCTCTTTACGCGCATCGTTGACGAGATGGCACCCCACGTCCAGACGACCACGCTCCACATCTGGGGTGAGCCGCTCTTGCACCCGCGCATCTTTGACATGATCGCTTACTGCACCAGCCGTGGTCTGCACAGTGAGATATCGACCAACGCCACGCTGCTTACCGAAGAGGCCAGCCACAAGATCCTCGCTGCCGGTCTGGGAGCCATCTACCTCTGCCTTGATGGGGCAACGCGAGAGACCTACGAACAGGTTCGGCGCCGTGGCGACTTTGAGCAGGTGCGTGCCAACATCCTGCGTTTCGTCGAGCTGAAGAATCAGGTCGGCGGAGGGCCGCGGGTGAGTCTCCAGATCATCAACATTCGTCCCACCGCCGCGGAAGTGGAACAGTTCAAGGCCATCTGGACGATTCCCGGCGTGGACCGCGTGCACATCAAGGCCTTTGACTCCTGGGGTGGGCAACTGCAGGAGATCAGTGATCTGCGCTCGGCCGACGACCGCGTGCAGCTCCCACCCAAGCGCTATCACTGCCCGAACCTGTGGTATCACGTGCACATCTACTGGGATGGCTCGCTGGTCTGCTGTGACCGCGACTTTAACGCCCTGAACCCGCTCGGCAACGTCAGGGACGGCGTGATGAAGGCCTGGAACGGCCCGCGGATGATCGAGCTCAGACGGAAACACCTCTCGGGGCGTCTGGATGACGTACCCTCCTGCAGCAAGTGCGTGGAGTGGAGCTGGTGGAAGCCCACGCCATTCTCGTCCCACGGCAATGCGCCGCAGCATTGA
- the arnF gene encoding putative 4-amino-4-deoxy-L-arabinose-phosphoundecaprenol flippase subunit ArnF, with amino-acid sequence MNPKILLFVAIFLAAVGQLLMKTGLNQLGGLTQINLSVFFKMIFQPFVFSGIMSYGFGFIAYLFALTKLDQSYAYPMFALGYVIVPVFNWVVFHEPFSVLRLVGIFLVLGGVTLISR; translated from the coding sequence ATGAATCCCAAGATCTTGCTGTTCGTCGCCATTTTCCTGGCGGCGGTAGGCCAGTTGCTGATGAAGACCGGCCTGAATCAGCTCGGGGGCCTGACCCAGATCAATCTGTCCGTGTTCTTCAAGATGATCTTTCAGCCCTTTGTTTTCTCGGGCATCATGAGCTACGGCTTTGGCTTCATCGCCTACCTCTTTGCGCTGACCAAGCTCGACCAGAGCTATGCCTACCCGATGTTCGCCCTGGGCTATGTGATCGTGCCGGTGTTCAACTGGGTTGTCTTCCACGAGCCCTTTTCCGTGCTGCGGCTCGTGGGCATTTTCCTGGTGCTGGGCGGAGTGACCCTCATCAGCCGCTAG